In Drosophila teissieri strain GT53w chromosome 2R, Prin_Dtei_1.1, whole genome shotgun sequence, the following proteins share a genomic window:
- the LOC122614350 gene encoding glutathione S-transferase E14: MPQPKPILYYDDRSPPVRSCLMLIKLLDIDVELRFVDLFKGEQFQKDFLALNPQHSVPTLVHGDLVLTDSHAILIHLAEKFDDGGSLWPQEHGERMKVLNLLLFECSFLFRRDSDFMSAIVRQGFAHVDVAHHERKLTETYIIMERYLENSDFMAGPQLTLADLSIVTTLSTVNLMFPLSQFPRLRRWFTAMQQLDAYEANCSGLEKLRQTMERVGSFQFPSSSAPGTEKVE, from the exons ATGCCACAGCCTAAGCCGATTTTGTATTACGACGACCGCAGTCCGCCCGTCCGCAGTTGCCTTATGCTAATCAAATTGCTGGATATAGATGTCGAGCTCAGGTTTGTGGATCTCTTCAAGGGCGAGCAATTCCAAAAAGATTTCTTAGCG TTGAATCCCCAGCACAGTGTGCCCACCCTAGTCCATGGTGATCTGGTGCTGACGGATAGTCATGCTATACTCATCCACCTGGCGGAGAAGTTCGACGACGGCGGTAGTTTGTGGCCCCAGGAGCACGGCGAGCGGATGAAGGTCCTGAACCTCCTGCTCTTCGAGTGCTCCTTTTTGTTCCGGCGTGACAGTGATTTTATG tCGGCGATTGTCCGCCAGGGATTCGCCCATGTCGATGTGGCACACCATGAACGCAAGCTGACCGAGACGTATATTATCATGGAGCGCTACCTGGAAAATAGCGATTTTATGGCCGGGCCACAG CTGACGCTCGCCGACTTATCCATCGTGACCACACTGAGCACCGTCAATCTCATGTTTCCCCTGTCGCAGTTCCCACGTCTGCGGCGCTGGTTCACCGCGATGCAGCAGCTGGATGCCTACGAGGCCAACTGCAGCGGCTTGGAGAAGCTCCGCCAGACGATGGAGCGGGTCGGCAGCTTTCAGTTCCCATCCTCATCCGCCCCAGGCACCGAGAAAGTGGAGTAG
- the LOC122613326 gene encoding protein PTCD3 homolog, mitochondrial — translation MYLSRQLRLLPRANIARSLSSSGAHYTTAAPAADAPIEIPNRIERSPTDLLQALAGTVARDHTAPHYKYHDDPFLIPMSNAAKRTYAMSKESGRKAAKWIKEEHRELFMHQEAQPAIEKFAPSMVYTEDSVVDESSLAQLISQGELKDAILVYNLLEQKGNPISPDLKQSLLELVCFHNNQEPLPSEYIEERWFMQNNRRRERSGKTWKDGDLAEKLYSEIEPKTPQSYASLIRGMAKYLQCERAYALLQEAGEKRVQLDTNTFNSVIEIVSFLKDTAEQRWQLCTELLNEMSQQKLRPNLGTLNAVLQCISTFGNFKLARTAALQALPEFKQLGVSPSLGSYYYLLIIFCRERGPVSHVIVDILNDISGKEFQIQHPKDTYFFATAMDVCRNHLHDKSLAKKVDELLHTGKNYDLIGDSFKESIYYRNYLALLCQTESIDDFMLSYDLLVPNIYIPEPGIMEEILRAIEINGGVEYVPRIWSDMVVFDHTHRESLLLYVLRILVDNKPNPDSPAQAQLPEQGAKVALDMYERVEEAIKRLRRVSFTGQMLGDILTLLVRGGSYEKATEVFAHIDKNQHRIPGTPSLNALLEFVDASVQEKSPSQALFALQYAVENNIDSRALAKRIHEGFTLNETHLSKLKSLVGESFLDK, via the exons ATGTACCTCTCGCGCCAATTGAGACTGCTGCCCAGGGCGAACATCGCGCGCAGCTTGAGTTCCAGCGGAGCACATTACACAACAGCGGCGCCGGCGGCAGATGCTCCAATTGAGATTCCCAATCGGATCGAGCGTTCGCCCACCGATCTCCTGCAGGCTCTGGCAGGTACTGTGGCCAGGGATCATACCGCACCACACTACAAGTACCACGATGACCCGTTCCTGATACCCATGTCCAATGCGGCGAAGCGTACTTATGCCATGTCAAAGGAATCGGGACGCAAGGCGGCCAAGTGGATCAAGGAGGAGCACCGCGAACTGTTTATG CACCAAGAAGCACAGCCGGCCATCGAGAAGTTCGCACCCAGCATGGTCTATACCGAGGATTCAGTGGTAGACGAGAGCTCCCTTGCCCAACTGATATCCCAGGGTGAACTCAAAGACGCTATTCTGGTCTACAACCTCCTGGAACAAAAGGGAAATCCAATCAGTCCCGATCTTAAGCAGAGCCTTCTGGAACTGGTGTGCTTCCACAATAACCAGGAACCGCTACCGTCGGAGTACATTGAAGAGCGCTGGTTCATGCAGAACAATCGGCGACGAGAGCGTAGTGGCAAAACCTGGAAGGATGGCGATCTGGCAGAGAAACTGTACTCTGAAATCGAACCAAAGACGCCGCAATCATATGCCTCGCTCATCCGTGGCATGGCCAAGTACTTGCAGTGCGAGCGGGCATACGCACTGCTCCAGGAGGCTGGCGAGAAGCGGGTGCAACTGGACACCAACACCTTCAATTCCGTTATCGAAATAGTAAGCTTCCTGAAGGACACAGCCGAGCAGCGTTGGCAGCTCTGCACGGAGCTTCTGAACGAAATGTCGCAGCAGAAGCTAAGACCCAATTTGGGAACTCTGAACGCGGTGCTTCAGTGCATTAGCACCTTTGGCAACTTTAAGCTGGCGCGCACGGCTGCCCTGCAAGCTCTGCCGGAATTCAAGCAATTGGGTGTGAGTCCTAGCCTGGGCAGCTACTACTACCTTCTGATCATCTTCTGCCGAGAAAGAGGACCAGTGTCCCATGTTATTGTGGACATTCTTAACGATATTTCTGGCAAGGAGTTCCAGATTCAGCATCCCAAAGACACGTACTTCTTTGCCACCGCCATGGATGTGTGCCGCAATCATTTACACGACAAATCGCTGGCGAAGAAGGTTGACGAACTGCTGCACACGGGCAAGAACTACGATTTGATCGGCGACTCCTTCAAGGAATCAATCTACTACCGCAACTATCTAGCTCTGCTCTGCCAAACCGAGTCGATCGATGACTTCATGCTGAGCTACGACCTGCTGGTGCCCAACATCTACATACCCGAACCGGGTATCATGGAGGAGATCCTTAGAGCCATTGAGATCAACGGTGGCGTTGAGTATGTGCCACGCATTTGGTCCGACATGGTGGTGTTTGATCACACGCACCGAGAGAGTCTGCTACTCTATGTTCTTCGCATTTTGGTGGATAACAAACCGAATCCAGATTCCCCAGCCCAAGCCCAGTTGCCGGAGCAGGGCGCCAAGGTGGCGCTGGACATGTACGAAAGGGTGGAGGAGGCTATCAAGCGACTCCGAAGGGTGTCCTTCACCGGCCAAATGCTGGGAGATATACTCACGCTGCTCGTTCGCGGTGGAAGCTACGAAAAGGCGACCGAGGTCTTCGCCCACATTGATAAAAACCAGCACAGGATTCCCGGAACACCCAGCTTAAATGCTCTGCTAGAATTTGTGGACGCAAGTGTGCAGGAGAAGTCACCCAGCCAGGCGCTGTTCGCCCTGCAATACGCCGTTGAAAACAACATCGATTCCAGGGCGTTAGCCAAACGCATTCATGAAGGATTTACCCTAAATGAAACACACCTGTCCAAGCTGAAATCGCTAGTAGGCGAGAGTTTCCTCGATAAGTAA
- the LOC122614234 gene encoding probable palmitoyltransferase ZDHHC24, which translates to MILRSWDRVKPRSVSDFACFLLVAVFVPVTYIFQVTVVMPQLFAIGGIWYTLLWLASLFIIFNITSNMLACMLVDTSIRKELLKPPMDAVQLARWHSCHDCQTLVPPRSWHCEVCNVCVLKRDHHCRFTCCCIGHHNYRYFFYYLVYMIIGSLAAAIMESIYLWHLHLDIYWRWSTLFTILAPVVSLMLSPSWESFYLVIYDLTLLGFAISSLLLVFHWSIFKSGAVTRERGTRKYDRGLRGNLEMVLGKRMHLTWLSPFLRSDLPHDGVNWEPIAAFSPKEE; encoded by the exons ATGATTTTGCGCTCGTGGGATCGGGTTAAACCGCGTTCCGTTTCGGATTTCGCATGTTTCCTCCTGGTGGCTGTCTTTGTGCCCGTGACATACATCTTCCAGGTGACCGTTGTCATGCCGCAACTGTTTGCCATCGGAGGGATTTGGTACACGTTATTATGGTTGGCTAGCCTGTTCATCATCTTCAACATCACCTCCAACATGCTGGCCTGCATGCTTGTGGACACCAGTATCCGGA AGGAGCTCCTGAAGCCACCAATGGATGCGGTGCAGCTGGCTCGGTGGCACTCTTGCCACGATTGCCAAACACTGGTGCCACCTCGATCCTGGCACTGCGAAGTGTGCAACGTGTGCGTGCTGAAGCGGGACCACCACTGTCGGTTCACTTGCTGCTGCATCGGGCACCACAACTACAGGTACTTCTTCTACTACCTGGTGTACATGATAATCGGATCCTTGGCGGCCGCCATCATGGAGAGCATCTATCTGTGGCATCTCCATCTGGACATCTACTGGCGCTGGTCCACGCTGTTCACCATCCTTGCTCCTGTGGTTAGCCTAATGCTGTCACCAAGCTGGGAGTCTTTCTACTTGGTCATATATGATCTCACCCTTCTGGGCTTCGCCATATCATCCCTGCTCCTTGTCTTCCACTGGTCGATATTCAAGAGCGGTGCGGTGACAAGGGAGCGCGGCACAAGGAAGTACGATCGCGGCTTGCGGGGTAACCTGGAGATGGTTCTGGGCAAGAGAATGCATCTCACCTGGCTGTCGCCGTTTCTACGCAGTGATCTGCCCCACGACGGGGTGAACTGGGAGCCCATAGCCGCCTTTTCTCCAAAGGAGGAATAG
- the LOC122612846 gene encoding sulfhydryl oxidase 1: MSATHLVILAVALLVDLATAGVPLPRYEALLKEQSAPSDPTLGLYDDGDKVVRLTVSNFNATVVDQNRGALVEFYNTYCGHCRRFAPTYKAVAEHLLPWSEVLIVAAIDCAAEENNGVCRNYEVMGYPTLRYLGPGFQPGPQHYGQSLQTQDMNEIREILAGMVAAENLTSSHNNSYWPNFHFLTDNDSASSLFEGLSSVTQYVAVVHEPENTTLGVEVALFMTQWPTVSVRRVIDPAVAAKFKIDPSNLPLSLVDRKGEITAYAPESTNGESYAKKLWEVLGKKNITPRPVKVHQPSATPATNIKGQNQLIDEVHRNKHFVYQADLEQAIRTVLHNEVSKVGEISGEKLLALQRFLTVLQRYNPLGANGHQLVSKLKDFVVQFNDQVSGRQFEEELKRLEGHLSPVYSSTHFVGCAGSSPRLRGFSCSLWTLFHFMTVQAANNEESQDPLEVLQAMHGYIKNFFGCTECSEHFQAMASRRKIWSVPNKEEAVLWLWAAHNEVNQRLAGDATEDPEFPKKQFPAPDSCSECYRTPDSKSENLEIEWNKDAVLGFLKNIHNPQFISRYGVQREELLHPTADKMRQKRQISSVFTDMDMRMGMLLYAFCIVMMVLAFKLFAFKGYRKKPYGHDLLGKV, encoded by the exons ATGTCGGCGACGCACCTGGTGATTCTAGCCGTCGCCCTGTTGGTGGACTTGGCAACCGCGGGCGTTCCCCTTCCGCGATACGAGGCACTCCTCAAAGAGCAGTCCGCTCCATCGGATCCCACACTGGGTCTCTACGATGACGGTGATAAGGTAGTCCGCCTGACGGTGAGCAACTTCAATGCCACCGTGGTGGACCAGAATCGCGGAGCACTCGTCGAGTTCTACAACACTTACTGCGGCCATTGTCGCCGATTCGCACCCACGTACAAGGCGGTCGCGGAGCACCTGTTGCCCTGGTCCGAGGTGCTCATCGTGGCGGCCATCGATTGTGCCGCCGAGGAGAACAATGGCGTCTGCCGCAACTACGAGGTGATGGGCTATCCAACGCTGCGTTACCTGGGCCCCGGTTTCCAGCCGGGTCCCCAGCACTACGGGCAGAGTCTGCAAACGCAGGATATGAACGAGATCCGCGAAATACTGGCGGGAATGGTGGCCGCTGAGAACCTAaccagcagccacaacaactcCTACTGGCCAAACTTTCACTTCCTAACTGACAACGATTCCGCCAGCAGTTTGTTCGAAGGTCTCAGCAGCGTCACGCAGTACGTGGCAGTCGTCCACGAACCGGAAAACACCACTCTGGGCGTCGAGGTGGCTCTGTTCATGACCCAGTGGCCAACGGTGAGCGTCCGGCGCGTCATCGATCCTGCAGTAGCCGCCAAATTCAAGATTGATCCAAGCAATCTGCCCCTCAGCTTGGTGGATCGCAAGGGCGAGATTACGGCCTACGCGCCTGAATCTACCAATGGTGAATCGTATGCCAAGAAGCTGTGGGAAGTGCTGGGTAAGAAGAACATCACTCCCAGGCCAGTGAAGGTGCATCAACCATCGGCTACGCCGGCGACCAATATTAAGGGACAGAACCAATTGATCGACGAAGTGCACCGGAACAAGCACTTCGTCTACCAGGCGGATCTCGAGCAGGCCATTCGCACAGTGCTGCACAACGAGGTGTCCAAGGTGGGCGAGATCAGTGGCGAGAAACTGCTCGCCCTCCAGCGCTTCCTGACCGTGCTGCAGCGCTACAATCCGCTGGGCGCCAACGGCCACCAGCTGGTGTCCAAGCTGAAGGACTTCGTGGTACAGTTTAATGATCAAGTGTCGGGCAGACAGTTCGAGGAGGAGCTAAAGCGCCTGGAGGGCCATCTATCGCCCGTCTACTCCTCCACCCATTTTGTGGGATGCGCTGGATCCAGTCCACGCCTGCGCGGCTTCAGCTGCTCCCTGTGGACCCTCTTCCACTTCATGACCGTGCAGGCGGCCAACAATGAGGAGTCCCAGGATCCACTGGAGGTTCTGCAGGCCATGCACGGCTACATCAAGAACTTCTTTGGCTGCACTGAGTGCTCCGAGCACTTTCAG GCGATGGCATCGAGGCGAAAAATCTGGAGTGTGCCGAACAAAGAGGAAGCGGTTCTTTGGCTTTGGGCAGCCCACAACGAGGTGAACCAGCGCCTGGCGGGCGACGCCACCGAGGATCCAGAGTTCCCGAAGAAGCAGTTCCCTGCTCCAGATAGCTGCAGCGAATGCTACCGAACGCCCGACTCCAAGTCGGAGAACTTGGAGATCGAGTGGAACAAGGACGCCGTGTTGGGCTTCCTGAAGAACATTCACAATCCGCAGTTCATCAGCCGGTACGGCGTGCAGcgggaggagctgctgcatcCCACGGCGGACAAGATGCGGCAGAAGCGACAGATCTCAAGCGTCTTCACAGACATGGATATGCGGATGGGCATGCTGCTGTACGCCTTCTGCATTGTGATGATGGTgttggcatttaaattgttCGCCTTCAAGGGATACCGCAAGAAACCCTATGGCCACGATCTTCTGGGCAAGGTTTAG
- the LOC122614445 gene encoding transmembrane protein 183, producing the protein MSFDADCDEFIQNKLFRTRGKCAIYARQSDVYVAVKQKSTFRATAPTLAMAEGSNNNVINMRHDIWFHISMHIDPEDVQTFALICKQTARLVASRAFWRNLYRRHCTGATSAWNLNLPPELQLEQMRNCDTQALRSLVLEALFHCYRPLKIRLQLGYNLDWLLNRILVSSWQTQKQCLWIMCYKFSNRQPNEQDESETDTSEVVNDWESLAEDDTAKLPPTLGNPNEGVVMLIVLCRHAVPTANMLSYSRQQARYRLRATRELLCRDMLAKNLEMDFAEDGCQNVSVTIKHARIEKYKVLPWWHPKFQRLNKTLASYQLCHEYKTCKEVAC; encoded by the exons ATGAGTTTTGATGCCGATTGTGATGAGTTTATTCAAAACAAACTATTTCGCACTAGAGGGAAATGTG CAATATATGCACGCCAATCGGATGTCTACGTCGCAGTGAAGCAAAAGTCCACATTCCGAGCCACTGCACCCACTTTGGCCATGGCGGagggcagcaacaacaatgtgaTCAACATGCGACATGACATTTGGTTCCACATATCCATGCACATTGACCCGGAGGACGTGCAGACCTTCGCCCTCATATGTAAACAAACCGCCAGACTGGTGGCTTCTCGGGCCTTTTGGCGCAATCTTTACCGGCGCCACTGCACCGGAGCCACCTCTGCTTGGAATCTGAACCTGCCCCccgagctgcagctggagcagatGCGCAATTGTGATACCCAGGCCCTCAGATCACTGGTCCTCGAGGCGCTCTTCCACTGCTACCGCCCGTTGAAGATTCGCCTGCAGCTAGGCTATAACCTGGACTGGCTGTTGAATCGCATCCTTGTGTCCAGTTGGCAGACGCAGAAGCAGTGTCTGTGGATCATGTGCTACAAGTTTTCGAACCGACAGCCCAATGAGCAGGACGAATCGGAGACGGACACCAGCGAAGTTGTTAATGACTGGGAATCCCTGGCGGAGGATGATACAGCAAAGCTACCTCCCACTTTGGGCAATCCCAACGAGGGTGTGGTTATGCTTATTGTTCTGTGCCGCCACGCCGTGCCAACTGCCAACATGTTATCCTACAGCCGGCAGCAGGCACGCTATCGCCTACGGGCCACCCGGGAACTCCTCTGCAGGGACATGTTGGCTAAGAACCTAGAGATGGACTTCGCCGAGGATGGCTGCCAAAATGTGTCTGTAACCATTAAGCACGCTCGCATCGAAAAGTACAAAGTACTGCCCTGGTGGCATCCGAAGTTCCAGAGATTAAATAAAACCCTCGCCTCATACCAATT GTGCCACGAATACAAAACGTGCAAGGAGGTGGCGTGTTAA
- the LOC122615264 gene encoding probable peroxisomal membrane protein PEX13 encodes MVDNNNLRSAVISEAPLLPPSSSIGVGVSSGGGSPPEAVLRTPYGNVRALPGPAQPPPLPQSPFQQTQQFGGFGSGYSGNNYGLGGYGGFNSGAFGYGGLGGLGSGFGSGYGYGGGYGGGYGGSYGGGFGGGYNRFGALGDNDAEQRFIHMAEASSRPAFQSIESLVSAISNIASMLDSTFFALTSSFRAILGVATNFVRLRSVFAQFWTTFAIFRGLNWIYRKILFWLRISNLDPSSAAFKKAFAEALTESNAPAGGAPKVPRKGNSPWPVLAFISFIFTAPYLIMKLLGTVTNTAQEEARNPAKWTAPIQTQAVYDFVGRSPSELSLRAGQTLHVAPRDIQQTLNLLNTGWALATTNGQTSGIIPISYVKSPQQMRQEMQDQMKPAQPQPELMNLSAAAFASPPLEQQMNYDFNLAAQQQAPLGPPSTTSAVLGEGFA; translated from the exons ATGGTCGACAACAATAACCTGCGCAGTGCTGTGATCAGCGAGGCGCCCCTGCTGCCGCCCTCGAGCAGCATCGGAGTGGGCGTGTCCAGCGGCGGAGGATCTCCGCCGGAAGCAGTGCTGCGCACTCCGTACGGCAATGTTCGAGCTCTGCCCGGACCGGCGCAGCCCCCTCCGCTGCCGCAATCCCCATTCCAGCAGACACAACAGTTCGGTGGATTCGGCAGCGGGTACAGCGGAAACAACTACGGACTTGGAGGATATGGTGGCTTCAACAGCGGCGCCTTTGGATATGGTGGATTGGGTGGGCTTGGAAGTGGATTTGGAAGTGGATACGGGTATGGCGGCGGCTATGGCGGAGGCTATGGCGGAAGCTATGGCGGAGGCTTCGGCGGAGGATACAACAGATTTGGAGCGCTGGGCGACAACGATGCGGAGCAGCGGTTCATTCATATGGCTGAGGCCAGCTCGCGCCCGGCCTTCCAGAGCATCGAATCCCTAGTGTCGGCCATCAGCAACATCGCCTCCATGCTTGACTCCACATTCTTCGCGCTGACCAGCTCGTTCCGGGCCATTCTCGGCGTGGCCACGAACTTTGTACGGCTGCGCAGTGTGTTTGCCCAGTTCTGGACCACGTTCGCCATATTCCGCGGTCTAAACTGGATCTACAGAAA GATACTCTTTTGGCTGAGAATTTCGAACCTGGACCCTTCATCGGCGGCCTTCAAGAAAGCCTTTGCCGAGGCACTTACCGAAAGCAATGCCCCGGCGGGAGGAGCACCTAAAGTGCCGCGAAAGGGCAACTCACCCTGGCCGGTGCTGGCCTTTATCAGCTTCATCTTCACTGCTCCCTACTTGATCATGAAGTTGCTGGGAACCGTGACGAACACCGCCCAGGAGGAAG CCCGTAATCCAGCCAAATGGACTGCGCCGATTCAGACTCAGGCCGTTTACGACTTCGTGGGTCGTAGCCCGAGCGAGCTCTCGCTGCGCGCCGGACAAACGCTCCATGTGGCTCCCCGCGACATCCAGCAGACGCTCAATCTGCTGAACACCGGCTGGGCCCTAGCCACCACAAACGGACAAACCTCCGGCATTATTCCGATTAGCTATGTGAAATCGCCACAACAAATGCGCCAAGAGATGCAGGATCAAATGAAGCCCGCTCAGCCACAGCCGGAACTAATGAATTTGTCCGCGGCAGCCTTTGCGTCTCCTCCGTTGGAGCAGCAGATGAACTACGACTTCAACCTGGCTGCCCAGCAACAGGCACCATTGGGTCCGCCCTCAACGACGTCAGCTGTGCTGGGCGAGGGCTTCGCCTGA